The genomic segment TCGGTTCCTTCGTTTGTTCAGTAATCGTTCTTTCTACCTCAGTAGTTTCTTGAGTAACGGATGCAGTTTCGAGAGTAATGTGTGTATTTTCTTGAGTAACCATATTACTCTCGCTCTTATCCTCTACAGGTAAGGCTTCCACCTGTTCGAGTGTAATAAGTGTATCGAGTGTAATATTTTCGATCTCTCCTGAATCTGGTTCAACTACTGATTGTGCTTGTATTGAAGAATTTTGCTTGTCAGTTGAAGGAGAAGCCGAAAAATTACACTTATTACACTCCAAATCTTCTAATCCTTGCCATGTATTGTTTTCAGTAGTTTCTAGCATTACACTCGAAGTTACACTTTTGTTACTCTCGGATACTCTTGAATTACACTCGAAACTACTCCCGTTACTCTTGAACTCAATTAACCGACCAATGCCCTTAACCTCACCCAGTTTTAAATCTGCTAATTCGTTAAACCAGATTTTTACCTGTTCGGTTTTGGGTCGCTTGCCGTGAGCGTAAGTTAGATACACATCTCTAGGGGTAACTGCTCGCTGTTTGCGATCGCACAGTTGAAGGATTTTGGCTAAGTGTGGAGCGAGTGTGCCGGACGAAAACTCGCTGTACATCGCCTGTACTTGATGGCAGTAGAACTTAGCTAGTTCCACAGCTTTCTTCATAATGATTAGGGGTATAGTAGAGGATGGAATCCGCCCGTTCATTAGTTCGTGGATTACGTGCAGGTTGATTGCCAGCTTGCCGATACGTCCCTCGGTTTTACCCCAAACTGTTCTCATTCCTGGGTTGGGGTCGTCGATCCGTTTCTGCTCTAGTTTGTTGTACTGCCCTCTAAAATATTGAAAAGCTTCAGGGCTGAGTCGGTAAGTAGTAGCTGGTAGTTTGTCGATAGCTTCATAAAGATGAGCCAGCATTTCTGTCAGGTCAATATTTCCGCCATCATCTGGCATCTCTGATGCTGCTAATGGTTGATTAACAAAGATGAACCTTGCCCATTTACCATTGCCATCTGAACAATCTTGCATCATTTTTTGGATTGTTAGTGGCTGGATTGTGCCAACGATGCCTAGTAGTAATCCCGTTAAATCTGCCCTCATGCCATCGGCACGTAAAACGCTGCTACCTGTACCGTCGTAAAAACTTAATAAATCTTCTTCATCACTACCGCGTCCGTTCCTGTAAGCATTTGCAGACTTGAGCAATCCAGCTAATTCATCAACATTGGCTAAAATACCTTGCTGTGGGTGAGCTTGGACTTGATTGATTAAACCTTCGTTAGTACTGCTTGAGTAGGAGTAACGTTTCATTACGGGCTTTTGTGGCTTGCCTTCTGGGAAACGTTCGCGCCTTTCATCTGGTTTAATTGCGTTCCATTCCTCAATATCTCGCTCATATCGTTCTTTAGCTTTGTCGTGTTCCTCTCTAGCTTTTTGTTGCAGAATTTCCAGAGGTTCGGACACCATTGCCTTAAGAATCGGTGATTTTTTCTGAGAGGATTCAGCAACAATTCCCGCGAATAAGTTGGGCGTAACCTTGAACCCCATACCATTGTGAAGTACTAATTTCGTACCTACTTTGTGCAGTGTTGAAGTAGCGGTTAGCAAGCAGGTTAGATAACCTTCAGGTCTTAGGTTTAACCAAGTGGCTAATTTTGTAATGGGTTTCGCTAAGTTAACTGGTAAGATTTTTTCAAGTTTTACAGTGGAAAAATTCGATCTCAGTAAAATACCTAATTCGTCGCTAACTTCTTCCCTACTTTCAGATAGCTCAATTTCAGCTATTCGTGCTTTGTA from the Crinalium epipsammum PCC 9333 genome contains:
- a CDS encoding DUF3987 domain-containing protein, coding for MVANFKQRLPYQSGKNQPCPICSRTKDGDCKFSETEALCHTHIDGEPIGLNNSTHLLLWKYNGATKDRGWGQYRLDTRERQERKEIRAKSRKEYFYDDRNGNRLIKVTRVDDGQGRKQFYQSHWDGEKWVNGLTDEVKKAVPIYKYQQVRSAIANGQLIFMVEGEGVADALWELGIAATTTLGGSKKYRTYGDYSQDLAGALLVISPDRDECGLEHMEDINQDFPDAQWCYCFPDSPLWQHIPKNTGVDLADWINNDKATATDIMNAVGAKRELKQFKPSSDNSNNNVISHPTATREIYTSEEVTIKIEQFISDGLSGSQLEIQLANLAHYSLYSENALKNIYKARIAEIELSESREEVSDELGILLRSNFSTVKLEKILPVNLAKPITKLATWLNLRPEGYLTCLLTATSTLHKVGTKLVLHNGMGFKVTPNLFAGIVAESSQKKSPILKAMVSEPLEILQQKAREEHDKAKERYERDIEEWNAIKPDERRERFPEGKPQKPVMKRYSYSSSTNEGLINQVQAHPQQGILANVDELAGLLKSANAYRNGRGSDEEDLLSFYDGTGSSVLRADGMRADLTGLLLGIVGTIQPLTIQKMMQDCSDGNGKWARFIFVNQPLAASEMPDDGGNIDLTEMLAHLYEAIDKLPATTYRLSPEAFQYFRGQYNKLEQKRIDDPNPGMRTVWGKTEGRIGKLAINLHVIHELMNGRIPSSTIPLIIMKKAVELAKFYCHQVQAMYSEFSSGTLAPHLAKILQLCDRKQRAVTPRDVYLTYAHGKRPKTEQVKIWFNELADLKLGEVKGIGRLIEFKSNGSSFECNSRVSESNKSVTSSVMLETTENNTWQGLEDLECNKCNFSASPSTDKQNSSIQAQSVVEPDSGEIENITLDTLITLEQVEALPVEDKSESNMVTQENTHITLETASVTQETTEVERTITEQTKEPTTEVSNEVVAVEAKSPAIEVGNTVKVKKGGDRIKTNEIGITIKYNDLDKSFKVKVGDREEGFYAEELEAIAIATQPEVVNPRVLEVGDKVRDNKDRKGTVAGIETLNGKLTYGIDFGGKIGVIWFAESDVTIGRIVRDSRVGCNRNNEYFEQGYKSST